One genomic region from Caloenas nicobarica isolate bCalNic1 chromosome 22, bCalNic1.hap1, whole genome shotgun sequence encodes:
- the CCDC30 gene encoding coiled-coil domain-containing protein 30 isoform X3: MEAAAAAPAEAPVPPETVRRWLRAEGADPAAPAEEQLGLAWRLLRRAETRLGELERRRAEEMRDVESYVGHVRHLTEERDALTTEYEKENEQLRLELAQLRLQQEAQLEEVEEMLEQEGLSELARSNASEQIAYLLVERTALLEKLEVAEEQLNPRGRADGLCAAQLQDEFDPIHQTLEDGLPQQPGSPQLTGETTSKSYREELEREQAPRARCERDLDEAARRLLVAQEEIRRLLDELDAQRKEQSEREFASCPALRAPESGEQGLSERTESDRAELLEAMEHNSKLDKEILALRARVQTLDLERKAFLDLVEQLKEEICEYQKGEKQGLPLSAPAEADEVSACSLQSQGAKDEGRVEGDHVSGKAGSDQEDRYQSSETLHKRCREVIENIEGRNSQLLHKLQKLEQEHEGLVGRSEEPESILGEMQIGTKQEKKQLESEVEALHWKITSLETELLEVPKNKSEMSGEEQAPAGAQEMQEMLESCQETIEKLGSQLGERRERRKQLASELELLREDLKAEKKVLGSQVSDLLQEKEQINELEQKHEDLHIEERMCEEQMAKALFLEEQIKHLRDEQELLCSELLESNKKREELEKQLKESNEEKQLLLEEIARLKHDLLTTWEPGNREETWRMNQGTVQRETRCLVSQSSAGSLDGNVKQSPSDERFQQQEDKMQQLRQDLRRVQNLCSSAERELRYEREKNVDLQKQNLLLQQECSKVKAELKQARAKLSDTTETCSSLSAQWEKSQQKVKELEQELLRCSQADKLQSSLQEKLAQEKSKVREAQKKISKLQQKLKDSQHQLLLAEAHVSDKKLLEEELKEARENEARVQQELHEEQLKRKLLEQQVEELQQQLQHSRETEASLAKMHVELQAKTVHVLEDETKPAPSEHFQCQKENQQLSEQLSLLKEENKALYEEGVRLLNQKDLYVRKYNEMQLRHKDKIRRAKETFIHEVKQRDSRIKQLEKELSESKLQVEKGKVLVAQVTAENEKLLQERRRLLQKISDQEETPWSSRSAMAAPQSRVKLPDEENVRLHEGKLQLCGHGQHAPRSSRAPNAEDSKSVDFPERQRQSKVLPPPRASCSSREPPDALGTPKATPDMKPDGEAESQDSSICLSPSQPSEIGYLNVASPGDTTASQLQEESHSISSENF, translated from the exons AAGCGCAGCTGGAGGAGGTCGAGgagatgctggagcaggaaggctTGTCCGAACTAGCTCGCAGCAATGCCAGCGAACAGATCGCGTATTTGCTGGTGGAAAGGACGGCgctgctggagaagctggaggtggcagaggagcagctgaacCCGCGCGGCCGCGCAGACGGGCTGTGTGCGGCACAGCTCCAG GATGAGTTTGATCCCATTCATCAGACGTTAGAAGACGGACTCCCACAACAGCCGGGATCCCCGCAGCTTACTGGAGAGACAACGAGCAAG TCCTACAGGGAAGAGCTGGAGAGGGAACAAGCACCACGTGCAAGATGCGAACGAGATCTGGATGAGGCCGCACGGAGGCTGCTGGTGGCCCAGGAAGAGATCCGGAGGTTGTTGGATGAGCTGGATGCGCAAAGAAAGGAGCAGAGCGAGAGAG AATTTGCCTCGTGTCCAGCCTTGCGAGCGCCTGAGAGCGGGGAACAGGGACTGAGTGAACGGACAGAGAGCG acagggctgagctgctggaggcCATGGAGCACAACAGCAAACTGGACAAGGAGATCCTGGCGCTGCGAGCTCGGGTCCAAACGCTGGACTTGGAGAGAAAAGCCTTCCTGGATCTG GTTGAACAGCTAAAAGAGGAGATCTGCGAGTATCAGAAGGGTGAGAAGCAAGGGCTGCCATTGTCTGCGCCAGCCGAGGCTGACGAAGTCTCCGCGTGCTCGCTGCAG TCCCAGGGCGCGAAGGATGAGGGGAGGGTTGAAGGAGACCACGTTTCAGGCAAAGCTGGCTCAGATCAAGAAGACAGATACCAGAGCAGTGAAACACTTCATAAAAG GTGCCGAGAGGTGATTGAAAACATTGAGGGCAGGAACTCCCAGCTCCTTCACAAGCTGCAGAAACTGGAGCAGGAGCACGAGGGTTTGGTTGGGCGCAGTGAAGAGCCGGAGTCGATTCTGGGAGAGATGCAAATCGGAACCaagcaggagaagaaacagctgGAGAGTGAGGTGGAGGCACTTCACTGGAAG ATCACAAGTTTGGAAACAGAGTTGCTGGAAGTGCCGAAGAACAAAAGTGAGATGAGTGGGGAAGAGCAGGCACCGGCTGGAGCACAAGAGATGCAGGAG ATGCTGGAAAGTTGTCAAGAAACTATAGAAAAGTTGGGAAGTCAGCTGGGGGAACGGAGAGAACGGAGAAAGCAACTTGCATCTGAGCTTGAACTGTTACGAGAAGATCTGAAGGCCGAGAAGAAGGTGTTGGGCAGCCAG GTCTCTGACCTCcttcaagaaaaagaacagattaaCGAACTCGAGCAGAAACATGAAGATCTGCATATAGAGGAGAGGATGTGTGAAGAGCAGATGGCTAAAGCATTGTTTTTGGAAGAACAGATCAAACACTTGAGGGATGAACAAGAACTGCTCTG TTCTGAATTACTGGAAAGCAACAAGAAGAGGGAGGAGCTAGAAAAGCAGCTAAAAGAgagcaatgaagaaaaacagttgttACTGGAAGAAATTGCCCGGCTAAAACATGATCTCCTGACTACCTGGGAGCCGGGCAACAGAGAAGAGACTTGGAGGATGAATCAAGGCACGGTGCAGAGAGAGACCAGGTGTCTCGTGtcgcagagctctgcaggcagttTAGATGGGAACGTTAAACAG AGTCCGTCCGACGAGAggttccagcagcaggaggacaaaatgcagcagctgcgGCAGGACTTGCGGCGCGTTCAGAACTTGTGCAGCTCGGCCGAGAGGGAGCTGAGATACGAACGGGAGAAGAACGTCGacttacaaaagcaaaacctcttGCTCCAACAGGAATGCAGCAAG GTCAAAGCTGAGCTGAAGCAAGCCCGGGCAAAACTCTCGGACACCACGGAAACGTGCTCCTCACTCTCAGCCCAGTGGGAAAAAAGCCAGCAGAAGGTCAAAGAACTCGAACAAGAGCTCCTGAGGTGCTCCCAGGCTGATAAACTGCAGAGCAGTCTGCAAGAGAAACTTGCGCAGGAGAAATCCAAAGTACGCGAAGCACAAAAAAAG ATTTCCAAACTCCAGCAAAAGCTAAAAGAttcccagcaccagctcctgctggcagaGGCCCATGTTTCAGACAAGAAGCTCCTGGAGGAGGAATTGAAGGAGGCCCGAGAAAATGAAGCTCGTGTGCAGCAAGAACTTCacgaggagcagctgaaaaG GAagctcctggagcagcaggtggaggagctgcagcagcagctccagcattcgCGGGAGACGGAGGCGTCGCTGGCCAAGATGCACGTGGAGCTGCAGGCCAAGACTGTGCACGTCCTGGAAGATGAGACGAAACCTGCCCCGAGCGAG CACTTCCAGTGTCAGAAGGAGAACCAGCAGCTTTCAGAGCAACTTTCACtgctgaaggaggaaaacaaagccCTTTATGAGGAAGGAGTTCGTCTCCTGAACCAGAAGGATCTGTATGTCAG GAAATACAACGAAATGCAGCTCCGCCACAAAGACAAGATCCGCCGAGCCAAGGAGACCTTTATCCACGAGGTGAAACAAAGGGACAGCAGAATTAAGCAGCTTGAAAAGGAGCTCAGCGAGTCAAAGCTGCAAGTGGAAAAG GGGAAGGTGCTGGTTGCACAGGTGACGGCCGAGAACGAGAAGTTACTCCAGGAAAGGAGGCGGCTCCTCCAGAAGATCAGTGACCAAGAGGAGACCCCTTGGAGCAGCCGGTCTGCGATGGCCGCCCCGCAGAGCAG AGTGAAGCTCCCGGACGAGGAGAACGTGCGGCTGCACGAGGGCAAACTCCAGCTCTGCGGCCACGGGCAGCACGCGCCGAGGAGCAGCCGGGCTCCCAACGCGGAG GACTCCAAGAGTGTTGACTTCCCCGAACGCCAACGACAGAGTAAGGTGTTGCCACCTCCCCGTGCCAG CTGCTCGTCGCGAGAACCGCCAGACGCCCTCGGCACCCCGAAGGCCACGCCAGACATGAAGCCTGATGGAGAAGCTGAAAGCCAAGACTCATCCATTTGCTTAtccccctctcagccttctgaGATCGGGTATTTAAATGTAGCTTCGCCTGGAGACACCACAgcctcccagctgcaggaggagagtCACAGCATCAGCTCCGAGAACTTCTGA
- the CCDC30 gene encoding coiled-coil domain-containing protein 30 isoform X5 yields MEAAAAAPAEAPVPPETVRRWLRAEGADPAAPAEEQLGLAWRLLRRAETRLGELERRRAEEMRDVESYVGHVRHLTEERDALTTEYEKENEQLRLELAQLRLQQGPAGAGCEMQSGNMRSIGALGRGCAGSPAKSEAQLEEVEEMLEQEGLSELARSNASEQIAYLLVERTALLEKLEVAEEQLNPRGRADGLCAAQLQDEFDPIHQTLEDGLPQQPGSPQLTGETTSKSYREELEREQAPRARCERDLDEAARRLLVAQEEIRRLLDELDAQRKEQSEREFASCPALRAPESGEQGLSERTESDRAELLEAMEHNSKLDKEILALRARVQTLDLERKAFLDLVEQLKEEICEYQKGEKQGLPLSAPAEADEVSACSLQSQGAKDEGRVEGDHVSGKAGSDQEDRYQSSETLHKRCREVIENIEGRNSQLLHKLQKLEQEHEGLVGRSEEPESILGEMQIGTKQEKKQLESEVEALHWKITSLETELLEVPKNKSEMSGEEQAPAGAQEMQEMLESCQETIEKLGSQLGERRERRKQLASELELLREDLKAEKKVLGSQSPSDERFQQQEDKMQQLRQDLRRVQNLCSSAERELRYEREKNVDLQKQNLLLQQECSKVKAELKQARAKLSDTTETCSSLSAQWEKSQQKVKELEQELLRCSQADKLQSSLQEKLAQEKSKVREAQKKISKLQQKLKDSQHQLLLAEAHVSDKKLLEEELKEARENEARVQQELHEEQLKRKLLEQQVEELQQQLQHSRETEASLAKMHVELQAKTVHVLEDETKPAPSEHFQCQKENQQLSEQLSLLKEENKALYEEGVRLLNQKDLYVRKYNEMQLRHKDKIRRAKETFIHEVKQRDSRIKQLEKELSESKLQVEKGKVLVAQVTAENEKLLQERRRLLQKISDQEETPWSSRSAMAAPQSRVKLPDEENVRLHEGKLQLCGHGQHAPRSSRAPNAEDSKSVDFPERQRQSKVLPPPRASCSSREPPDALGTPKATPDMKPDGEAESQDSSICLSPSQPSEIGYLNVASPGDTTASQLQEESHSISSENF; encoded by the exons GGCCGGCCGGAGCTGGCTGCGAAATGCAGAGTGGAAACATGCGATCGATTGGAGCCTTGGGACGCGGTTGCGCTGGGTCCCCTGCGAAATCCG AAGCGCAGCTGGAGGAGGTCGAGgagatgctggagcaggaaggctTGTCCGAACTAGCTCGCAGCAATGCCAGCGAACAGATCGCGTATTTGCTGGTGGAAAGGACGGCgctgctggagaagctggaggtggcagaggagcagctgaacCCGCGCGGCCGCGCAGACGGGCTGTGTGCGGCACAGCTCCAG GATGAGTTTGATCCCATTCATCAGACGTTAGAAGACGGACTCCCACAACAGCCGGGATCCCCGCAGCTTACTGGAGAGACAACGAGCAAG TCCTACAGGGAAGAGCTGGAGAGGGAACAAGCACCACGTGCAAGATGCGAACGAGATCTGGATGAGGCCGCACGGAGGCTGCTGGTGGCCCAGGAAGAGATCCGGAGGTTGTTGGATGAGCTGGATGCGCAAAGAAAGGAGCAGAGCGAGAGAG AATTTGCCTCGTGTCCAGCCTTGCGAGCGCCTGAGAGCGGGGAACAGGGACTGAGTGAACGGACAGAGAGCG acagggctgagctgctggaggcCATGGAGCACAACAGCAAACTGGACAAGGAGATCCTGGCGCTGCGAGCTCGGGTCCAAACGCTGGACTTGGAGAGAAAAGCCTTCCTGGATCTG GTTGAACAGCTAAAAGAGGAGATCTGCGAGTATCAGAAGGGTGAGAAGCAAGGGCTGCCATTGTCTGCGCCAGCCGAGGCTGACGAAGTCTCCGCGTGCTCGCTGCAG TCCCAGGGCGCGAAGGATGAGGGGAGGGTTGAAGGAGACCACGTTTCAGGCAAAGCTGGCTCAGATCAAGAAGACAGATACCAGAGCAGTGAAACACTTCATAAAAG GTGCCGAGAGGTGATTGAAAACATTGAGGGCAGGAACTCCCAGCTCCTTCACAAGCTGCAGAAACTGGAGCAGGAGCACGAGGGTTTGGTTGGGCGCAGTGAAGAGCCGGAGTCGATTCTGGGAGAGATGCAAATCGGAACCaagcaggagaagaaacagctgGAGAGTGAGGTGGAGGCACTTCACTGGAAG ATCACAAGTTTGGAAACAGAGTTGCTGGAAGTGCCGAAGAACAAAAGTGAGATGAGTGGGGAAGAGCAGGCACCGGCTGGAGCACAAGAGATGCAGGAG ATGCTGGAAAGTTGTCAAGAAACTATAGAAAAGTTGGGAAGTCAGCTGGGGGAACGGAGAGAACGGAGAAAGCAACTTGCATCTGAGCTTGAACTGTTACGAGAAGATCTGAAGGCCGAGAAGAAGGTGTTGGGCAGCCAG AGTCCGTCCGACGAGAggttccagcagcaggaggacaaaatgcagcagctgcgGCAGGACTTGCGGCGCGTTCAGAACTTGTGCAGCTCGGCCGAGAGGGAGCTGAGATACGAACGGGAGAAGAACGTCGacttacaaaagcaaaacctcttGCTCCAACAGGAATGCAGCAAG GTCAAAGCTGAGCTGAAGCAAGCCCGGGCAAAACTCTCGGACACCACGGAAACGTGCTCCTCACTCTCAGCCCAGTGGGAAAAAAGCCAGCAGAAGGTCAAAGAACTCGAACAAGAGCTCCTGAGGTGCTCCCAGGCTGATAAACTGCAGAGCAGTCTGCAAGAGAAACTTGCGCAGGAGAAATCCAAAGTACGCGAAGCACAAAAAAAG ATTTCCAAACTCCAGCAAAAGCTAAAAGAttcccagcaccagctcctgctggcagaGGCCCATGTTTCAGACAAGAAGCTCCTGGAGGAGGAATTGAAGGAGGCCCGAGAAAATGAAGCTCGTGTGCAGCAAGAACTTCacgaggagcagctgaaaaG GAagctcctggagcagcaggtggaggagctgcagcagcagctccagcattcgCGGGAGACGGAGGCGTCGCTGGCCAAGATGCACGTGGAGCTGCAGGCCAAGACTGTGCACGTCCTGGAAGATGAGACGAAACCTGCCCCGAGCGAG CACTTCCAGTGTCAGAAGGAGAACCAGCAGCTTTCAGAGCAACTTTCACtgctgaaggaggaaaacaaagccCTTTATGAGGAAGGAGTTCGTCTCCTGAACCAGAAGGATCTGTATGTCAG GAAATACAACGAAATGCAGCTCCGCCACAAAGACAAGATCCGCCGAGCCAAGGAGACCTTTATCCACGAGGTGAAACAAAGGGACAGCAGAATTAAGCAGCTTGAAAAGGAGCTCAGCGAGTCAAAGCTGCAAGTGGAAAAG GGGAAGGTGCTGGTTGCACAGGTGACGGCCGAGAACGAGAAGTTACTCCAGGAAAGGAGGCGGCTCCTCCAGAAGATCAGTGACCAAGAGGAGACCCCTTGGAGCAGCCGGTCTGCGATGGCCGCCCCGCAGAGCAG AGTGAAGCTCCCGGACGAGGAGAACGTGCGGCTGCACGAGGGCAAACTCCAGCTCTGCGGCCACGGGCAGCACGCGCCGAGGAGCAGCCGGGCTCCCAACGCGGAG GACTCCAAGAGTGTTGACTTCCCCGAACGCCAACGACAGAGTAAGGTGTTGCCACCTCCCCGTGCCAG CTGCTCGTCGCGAGAACCGCCAGACGCCCTCGGCACCCCGAAGGCCACGCCAGACATGAAGCCTGATGGAGAAGCTGAAAGCCAAGACTCATCCATTTGCTTAtccccctctcagccttctgaGATCGGGTATTTAAATGTAGCTTCGCCTGGAGACACCACAgcctcccagctgcaggaggagagtCACAGCATCAGCTCCGAGAACTTCTGA
- the CCDC30 gene encoding coiled-coil domain-containing protein 30 isoform X2 gives MEAAAAAPAEAPVPPETVRRWLRAEGADPAAPAEEQLGLAWRLLRRAETRLGELERRRAEEMRDVESYVGHVRHLTEERDALTTEYEKENEQLRLELAQLRLQQGPAGAGCEMQSGNMRSIGALGRGCAGSPAKSEAQLEEVEEMLEQEGLSELARSNASEQIAYLLVERTALLEKLEVAEEQLNPRGRADGLCAAQLQDEFDPIHQTLEDGLPQQPGSPQLTGETTSKSYREELEREQAPRARCERDLDEAARRLLVAQEEIRRLLDELDAQRKEQSEREFASCPALRAPESGEQGLSERTESDRAELLEAMEHNSKLDKEILALRARVQTLDLERKAFLDLVEQLKEEICEYQKGEKQGLPLSAPAEADEVSACSLQSQGAKDEGRVEGDHVSGKAGSDQEDRYQSSETLHKRCREVIENIEGRNSQLLHKLQKLEQEHEGLVGRSEEPESILGEMQIGTKQEKKQLESEVEALHWKITSLETELLEVPKNKSEMSGEEQAPAGAQEMQEMLESCQETIEKLGSQLGERRERRKQLASELELLREDLKAEKKVLGSQVSDLLQEKEQINELEQKHEDLHIEERMCEEQMAKALFLEEQIKHLRDEQELLCSELLESNKKREELEKQLKESNEEKQLLLEEIARLKHDLLTTWEPGNREETWRMNQGTVQRETRCLVSQSSAGSLDGNVKQSPSDERFQQQEDKMQQLRQDLRRVQNLCSSAERELRYEREKNVDLQKQNLLLQQECSKVKAELKQARAKLSDTTETCSSLSAQWEKSQQKVKELEQELLRCSQADKLQSSLQEKLAQEKSKVREAQKKQKLKDSQHQLLLAEAHVSDKKLLEEELKEARENEARVQQELHEEQLKRKLLEQQVEELQQQLQHSRETEASLAKMHVELQAKTVHVLEDETKPAPSEHFQCQKENQQLSEQLSLLKEENKALYEEGVRLLNQKDLYVRKYNEMQLRHKDKIRRAKETFIHEVKQRDSRIKQLEKELSESKLQVEKGKVLVAQVTAENEKLLQERRRLLQKISDQEETPWSSRSAMAAPQSRVKLPDEENVRLHEGKLQLCGHGQHAPRSSRAPNAEDSKSVDFPERQRQSKVLPPPRASCSSREPPDALGTPKATPDMKPDGEAESQDSSICLSPSQPSEIGYLNVASPGDTTASQLQEESHSISSENF, from the exons GGCCGGCCGGAGCTGGCTGCGAAATGCAGAGTGGAAACATGCGATCGATTGGAGCCTTGGGACGCGGTTGCGCTGGGTCCCCTGCGAAATCCG AAGCGCAGCTGGAGGAGGTCGAGgagatgctggagcaggaaggctTGTCCGAACTAGCTCGCAGCAATGCCAGCGAACAGATCGCGTATTTGCTGGTGGAAAGGACGGCgctgctggagaagctggaggtggcagaggagcagctgaacCCGCGCGGCCGCGCAGACGGGCTGTGTGCGGCACAGCTCCAG GATGAGTTTGATCCCATTCATCAGACGTTAGAAGACGGACTCCCACAACAGCCGGGATCCCCGCAGCTTACTGGAGAGACAACGAGCAAG TCCTACAGGGAAGAGCTGGAGAGGGAACAAGCACCACGTGCAAGATGCGAACGAGATCTGGATGAGGCCGCACGGAGGCTGCTGGTGGCCCAGGAAGAGATCCGGAGGTTGTTGGATGAGCTGGATGCGCAAAGAAAGGAGCAGAGCGAGAGAG AATTTGCCTCGTGTCCAGCCTTGCGAGCGCCTGAGAGCGGGGAACAGGGACTGAGTGAACGGACAGAGAGCG acagggctgagctgctggaggcCATGGAGCACAACAGCAAACTGGACAAGGAGATCCTGGCGCTGCGAGCTCGGGTCCAAACGCTGGACTTGGAGAGAAAAGCCTTCCTGGATCTG GTTGAACAGCTAAAAGAGGAGATCTGCGAGTATCAGAAGGGTGAGAAGCAAGGGCTGCCATTGTCTGCGCCAGCCGAGGCTGACGAAGTCTCCGCGTGCTCGCTGCAG TCCCAGGGCGCGAAGGATGAGGGGAGGGTTGAAGGAGACCACGTTTCAGGCAAAGCTGGCTCAGATCAAGAAGACAGATACCAGAGCAGTGAAACACTTCATAAAAG GTGCCGAGAGGTGATTGAAAACATTGAGGGCAGGAACTCCCAGCTCCTTCACAAGCTGCAGAAACTGGAGCAGGAGCACGAGGGTTTGGTTGGGCGCAGTGAAGAGCCGGAGTCGATTCTGGGAGAGATGCAAATCGGAACCaagcaggagaagaaacagctgGAGAGTGAGGTGGAGGCACTTCACTGGAAG ATCACAAGTTTGGAAACAGAGTTGCTGGAAGTGCCGAAGAACAAAAGTGAGATGAGTGGGGAAGAGCAGGCACCGGCTGGAGCACAAGAGATGCAGGAG ATGCTGGAAAGTTGTCAAGAAACTATAGAAAAGTTGGGAAGTCAGCTGGGGGAACGGAGAGAACGGAGAAAGCAACTTGCATCTGAGCTTGAACTGTTACGAGAAGATCTGAAGGCCGAGAAGAAGGTGTTGGGCAGCCAG GTCTCTGACCTCcttcaagaaaaagaacagattaaCGAACTCGAGCAGAAACATGAAGATCTGCATATAGAGGAGAGGATGTGTGAAGAGCAGATGGCTAAAGCATTGTTTTTGGAAGAACAGATCAAACACTTGAGGGATGAACAAGAACTGCTCTG TTCTGAATTACTGGAAAGCAACAAGAAGAGGGAGGAGCTAGAAAAGCAGCTAAAAGAgagcaatgaagaaaaacagttgttACTGGAAGAAATTGCCCGGCTAAAACATGATCTCCTGACTACCTGGGAGCCGGGCAACAGAGAAGAGACTTGGAGGATGAATCAAGGCACGGTGCAGAGAGAGACCAGGTGTCTCGTGtcgcagagctctgcaggcagttTAGATGGGAACGTTAAACAG AGTCCGTCCGACGAGAggttccagcagcaggaggacaaaatgcagcagctgcgGCAGGACTTGCGGCGCGTTCAGAACTTGTGCAGCTCGGCCGAGAGGGAGCTGAGATACGAACGGGAGAAGAACGTCGacttacaaaagcaaaacctcttGCTCCAACAGGAATGCAGCAAG GTCAAAGCTGAGCTGAAGCAAGCCCGGGCAAAACTCTCGGACACCACGGAAACGTGCTCCTCACTCTCAGCCCAGTGGGAAAAAAGCCAGCAGAAGGTCAAAGAACTCGAACAAGAGCTCCTGAGGTGCTCCCAGGCTGATAAACTGCAGAGCAGTCTGCAAGAGAAACTTGCGCAGGAGAAATCCAAAGTACGCGAAGCACAAAAAAAG CAAAAGCTAAAAGAttcccagcaccagctcctgctggcagaGGCCCATGTTTCAGACAAGAAGCTCCTGGAGGAGGAATTGAAGGAGGCCCGAGAAAATGAAGCTCGTGTGCAGCAAGAACTTCacgaggagcagctgaaaaG GAagctcctggagcagcaggtggaggagctgcagcagcagctccagcattcgCGGGAGACGGAGGCGTCGCTGGCCAAGATGCACGTGGAGCTGCAGGCCAAGACTGTGCACGTCCTGGAAGATGAGACGAAACCTGCCCCGAGCGAG CACTTCCAGTGTCAGAAGGAGAACCAGCAGCTTTCAGAGCAACTTTCACtgctgaaggaggaaaacaaagccCTTTATGAGGAAGGAGTTCGTCTCCTGAACCAGAAGGATCTGTATGTCAG GAAATACAACGAAATGCAGCTCCGCCACAAAGACAAGATCCGCCGAGCCAAGGAGACCTTTATCCACGAGGTGAAACAAAGGGACAGCAGAATTAAGCAGCTTGAAAAGGAGCTCAGCGAGTCAAAGCTGCAAGTGGAAAAG GGGAAGGTGCTGGTTGCACAGGTGACGGCCGAGAACGAGAAGTTACTCCAGGAAAGGAGGCGGCTCCTCCAGAAGATCAGTGACCAAGAGGAGACCCCTTGGAGCAGCCGGTCTGCGATGGCCGCCCCGCAGAGCAG AGTGAAGCTCCCGGACGAGGAGAACGTGCGGCTGCACGAGGGCAAACTCCAGCTCTGCGGCCACGGGCAGCACGCGCCGAGGAGCAGCCGGGCTCCCAACGCGGAG GACTCCAAGAGTGTTGACTTCCCCGAACGCCAACGACAGAGTAAGGTGTTGCCACCTCCCCGTGCCAG CTGCTCGTCGCGAGAACCGCCAGACGCCCTCGGCACCCCGAAGGCCACGCCAGACATGAAGCCTGATGGAGAAGCTGAAAGCCAAGACTCATCCATTTGCTTAtccccctctcagccttctgaGATCGGGTATTTAAATGTAGCTTCGCCTGGAGACACCACAgcctcccagctgcaggaggagagtCACAGCATCAGCTCCGAGAACTTCTGA